The genomic interval ATGGGTGCAATCTGTGCTAATGGAAATGATAAAGTGTCAGTTCTGGTTTTAAAACCGACAGAACTAAACTGGACTAACTGTTTACCAGGCGGAATAGGAGTTAAAAAGATAAATCCATCATTTCCAGACAAAAGACGAATGCCTGTACCTACAATTTTCACCGTAACCCCGGGAATGACCTGATTAGTTTTCGCGTCCTTAATGATTGCTTTAAATATAGATTGACCATAAGCTGCTCCCGTAAAAAACAGTACAGCTATAAGCACAGTTAATTTTTTCATCATGTGTTTTATAATTAAGTAATCCCAATAAAATCAGCCTTAAATGGCTGCAATAAAGTATTAACTTAATTGTGGCGGTTGCCAGATAACAGCATGAATTTGAGGAAGTTCTACAGTCAGATAAATACTATCATGTTTAACAGCTCTTAAATAGATAACAAATGTGGGTGCTAATGAATTGCTTATCGTAAATCCAACACAAGTACCACAAACATAAAATGGAGAACAATCCTTGCAACAATCTTCATTTTTCTCTGTTTGCTGAGCTGTTTTTACAGAAATCTGCTCCGTACAATCTTCTTTCTCCACTGCGCAGCAAGGCACAATAGTTAGTGTCAGTACAATTAAGGATAAAAGCAGCGTCAGGAACTTCACCTTGTAAAAGTATTGAATTTGGTAATATGAAAACATATTATTTAAGTGTTCTGATTAATTAACTTCCTTCATTACGCTGTATGCTCAACAAAAACGCGCGAATGTAATTGTAATTTTCACAGACAATATTGGCTATGGACACATCAGCTGTTATAAAATACTTATCGGCTACTCTTCTTCACTATTTTTCATCTTTGATATCAAATCATATGCTCCTTTAGTCACCACTTTAGCACCGGTCAGATCGAAGCTTTCAGGAAGTTCAACTTCAACATATCCTGCAGCTGCCGATCCAACTGTGACCTCTAAAAGCTGAAAATGGTAATTAAGCTCAGCATTTTTTCCTTTGCGCTGCCCAGTCTCGATAAAAATATACTTCTTTCCTGCAAAATCAGCTATAGCAGACTCTGGTAAAGCATTTACCTCTTCAGTTCCGGTTTCAATCAATGCATTTAAATAAGCTCCCGGTATCAGGTTTCTGCTTTGCGTATTCGCCACACAATGAACGGTAACTGTCTTATCTTCATTAATTTCCCTACCCACCAACGTAACTGTGGCTACACGCTCTTCAGCCTCATTTTGTAACGAAAAACGAACTTTCTGTCCTTTCTTAATTAAATCTACGTCTTTTTGAAACACCTTCAGTTCCACATGTAAATTTGCACTGTTTACAATCTCAAACATCACATCATTCGGACTCACAAACTTGCCCGAGTTTACATTTACCTTGGTCACATAGCCATTTATTGGTGCATAAATATTAATTGTACTCCGGATATTGGCCGGTGTTAAAGTAGCTGAATTGATATTAATCAGCATCAAACGTTTTCTTAAAGCACTTTCTCTGGATAACATCGTTTGATATTGGGACTTGGCTTGCTGTAGCACTTTCTGTGCATTTATATTCTGCCTCGCCAATTCCTGCTGTCTTTTATATTCAGAATCTGCCAATTCAAGCTGACTCTTATTTTCCAGATAATCCTGCTGTAACTGCACATACTCCTGATTTTGAAGTACAGCAATAACCTGCCCTTTACTTACTGTTGACCCTTGCAGCAACGGAGTAGATTTCACAATCCCACCCATTTGTGTAGTGATACTAATCAGATTTTCAGGTGGGACATCTATCGTCCCATTCACTTTCAGGACTCCGCTGATTGATTTTTTCTCTACCCTTCCCAAGGTAACACCGCTAGTTCTATATTGCGCAGCACTCAATTCCACTGTATTTGCGTCTTCCTTCACCGGAGCTTCAGTAGCAGCAGCCGTATGATCTTCTGCTACTTTTTTATTCCCGCAGGAAGCAAGGACAACCATAGCAAAAGAAAGTATATAAATAGCCTGTTTGAATTCAATTCTTGTTTTCATCCGTATATCGTTTTTTAAATTATTTTAAGTCAATCAGATACTGAAGTGTATAAACCGATTGATTATATTGATTAATTGCTTGCAAATAGCTAAACCGGATATCAGAATAAGTCCGTAAAGCCTGTGAAAATTCGAGATAGCCGATATCACCACTTTGAAAAGCAATTTGTGACTGCTTCAGTATCAGATTGACATTTGGCAAAGCATTTTTCTCATAATAATCAACACTGTGTGAATTCTTCAGCAAATCCTGTTCGGCCTGCTTATATTGAGTTTGCAGATTAGTTTGAAATAAGCTGAACTCAGTCTGCGCAATCTGTTTCTCTATTTTAGCAGCTTTAATCCTCCCTGCAAATGGCTTATAAAATATCGGGATGGAAATACCTGCCTGTATCCCCTGAAAACGCTTACCTGCACTAAAAATCCGATCTTGTCCATTTATAGTCTGACTGCCAATAATCGACTGATTAAAATAACCTACTGTAAAATCAGGGCCTGCCTTTGCACGCTCTACCCTTAAAGATTGATCAGCGATTTCTACCTGCTGCTGTTGTAAAGCCAACAAAGAAGTATTAGCCAGACTATCAGGAGCAATCAGATTCCAGTTCTCTTTCTTCAAATAATCACTGCTTACATCTATCATCTCCTTTGTATTCAGCAACCGTTGTAATTCAACACTATAAATTGATATATCAGCCCTATTCTTTTCCGACTGATTACGCACTTCATTCAATTGGGTTTCGGCTGTAGTACGTTCCAGCATATTTGTTTCTCCAGTCTGATAGCGCAGAGAAGATGCTTTCAGAAAATTACTGAAGATAGAATCCTGGCTTTTATACAACTTTTGAAGCGCTTTAAAATAACTTAATTGTGCATAAATACTCTTTACCTGGCGAATAAGTGCGTTTTGTGTCACTGAAAGATTTAGCTCGCTGCTGCGGACCTGCGCATCATATAAATTACGCTGGTTTTTAATCAATCCCGGAAATGGGATATTCTGCTGCACTGATATGTTATTATCTCTTTTGATACTATTGAACTGTCCGTACTGCAAATTCAGGTTGGTCTTCCCCAAATCAAATGCAGTACCTTGAATGGCCTGCTGTTTACTGATTTGCAATTGAGAAGACTTGACCGACTGATTGTTAGCCAATGCAATTTCTACAGCTTGCTGCACAGTGATAACCCTGCTGTTTACCGGGCTTTGTGCCATCATTTTTGACGGCATGCAAAATAAACCAATCAGCAAAGCAACCGTTACAGTTGTAATTTCCTTTTTGCCCTTTTTGAAATTTTCGAAATAAGTATATAACACAGGTAAAACGAGTAAAGTTAAAATTGTAGAAGTTAATAAGCCTCCGATCACTACAGTAGCCAGTGGCTTTTGTACTTCGGCGCCCGCAGCAGTAGAAAGTGCCATCGGAAGAAAACCCAGTGAGGCCACTGTCGCTGTCATTAATACAGGTCTTAATCTCAGCGCTGTACCCTTCAACACAATCTCCCTGAGATTGCTGATCCCGCTAGCTTTCAACCTGTTAAACTCAGTGATCAGCACAATCCCGTTTAACACGGCCACACCGAATAAAGCAATAAAGCCAACCCCAGCAGAGATACTGAATGGCATGCCCCGCAATAACAGCGCGAATATGCCACCTATAGCAGCCATCGGAATAGCAGAAAAAATCAAGACCGATTGTTTCACTGATCCAAAAGAGAAGTACAGCAATAATAAAATAAGCGACAATGCTACCGGGACAGCAATTGTCAAACGCTGTTTTGCCGCTTTAAGATTCTCAAACTGACCACCATAAGTAATATAATAACCCGGAGGCAATTTAATTTTCTCGTTTACCTTTTGCTCAATCTCTCCAACAACAGTGGCAATATCCTGACCACGAACATTTAACCCAACAATGATTCTGCGTTTAGTATCCTCTCTCTGAATCTGATTTGGGCCGATCCTGAACTCGACCGAAGCCAACTGGATCAATGGAACTTTAGTCCCGTTAGGCGCAGAAATATAGATGTTTTTCACATCATCTATCCCTTGCCTGTTTTGCTCAGATAAACGTACCACCATATCATACCTTCTTTCCCCCTCATAAACCAATCCTGCCGACTGTCCCGCAAAAGCAGAATTAATAGTCTGGTTAACGGTTTCAATATCTATTCCATAACGTGCCAGCTGATCCCTGTTGATTTTCACCACAATTTGCGGAAGACCAGTAGCTTGCTCCAGGTATAAATCTTTTGCCCCTTTAACAGTAGTCACAATTTTCCCTATTTTCTGAGAAATAGCTGTCAGGGTCTCCAGATCATCTCCAAATATTTTAATTCCAATATCCTGTCTCACTCCCGAAATCAGTTCATTAGATCTTAGCTGAATCGGTTGGGAGAAACCGAAAGTAACCCCAGTAACCTTATCCAGTGCTGCGGCCATTTTATCAGCTAATTCCTCTCTGGATTTTGTAGTGACCCAATCCTTTTTATCCTTCAGTATAATCGTTAAATCAGTAGCTTCCATTGGCATAGGATCCGTTGGAATTTCAGCAGAACCGACTTTACCAATCACTTCTATCACTTCAGGAAACTCATTTAATAAGATTTTTGATGCCTGATTAACCTTATCAATCGTCTGACTCAATGAACTTCCGGTCAATAAACGTGTTTCCACAGCAAAATCACCCTCTTCCAAAGTAGGAATAAACTCTCCTCCCATCCTGGTAAACAAAAAGATACTGATGACCAGTAAAACAACTGATAAAACAACAACTGTTATACGTTTACGCAAAGCACCCGTAATTAACGGTGTATAATACTTCTGAAAGAAATCCATCATCCGGTCAGAGAAATTCTTTTTAACAACTGGCTTTTTACTCAGTAACAAAGAAGACATCATCGGCACATAAGTCAATGACAATAAAAATGCACCCAAAATAGCAAAGGAAACAGTCTGAGCCATTGGGCCAAACATTTTACCCTCAATACCCACCAATGCAAGAATCGGCAGATATACAATCAAAATAATAAGCTGTCCAAAAGCAGCGGCGCTCATCATCCGGGTAGCAGATTGTTCTACCTGCTGGTCCATTTCATCTTGTGTCATTTTCCGGGTCAGCTGACTTGCGCCCAAAAGGTGCATTGTAGCCTCTACAATAATCACTGCCCCATCTACAATCAACCCAAAGTCGATAGCTCCTAAACTCATCAGGTTACCAGAAACCCCAAACACATTCATCAGGGAAATAGCGAATAGCATTGCCAATGGGATCACGGATGCCACTACGACACCTGCCCGGAAATTCCCCAGGAACAAGACTAATACAAAGATGACAATTAGCGCTCCCTCAATCAGATTCTTTGCCACCGTACCAATTGCACGGTCTACCAAAGCACTTCTGTCTAAAAACGCTTCCACAACAATACCATTTGGAAGTGTTTTATTAATCCTTGCAATCTTCTCTTTGACCTTTTTAACTACATCATTGGCATTTGAGCCTTTCAGCATCATTACGATTCCGCCAACCGCCTCCCCATGACTTTTTGCCATTGTTCTGGTTAAAGCACCATAACGTATCGCATTTCCCAGCTGTACATTTGCGATATCACGGACTAAAACAGGAAGGCCCGAACTGGTATTCCTAACTACAATCTTATTAATATCTTCTATATTCCCAACCAATCCCTCACTACGGATAAAATAGGCATTGGGCTTTTTATCAATATATGCCCCACCTGTATTTTGATTATTTCTTTCCAGTGCTTTAAATACATCACTGATACTTAAGTTATAACTATTCAGTTTATTGGGATCCAAAGCGATCTCGTATTGCTTAAGTAACCCACCGAAACTGTTCACCTCAGCAATTCCAGGCGTTCCTAAAAGCTGCCTTCTGACAATCCAATCCTGAATACTTCTTAATTCCCTGGCATCATAAGTCTTTTCAAAACCCGGTTTTGCATGAATTACATATTGATAAATCTCCCCTAAACCAGTAGAGATAGGAGAAATTTCCGGATTCCCGATTCCCTGAGGTATATTATTCTTCGCTTCGGAGAGCTTTTCGTTGACCTGTTGTCTCGCCCAGTAGATGTCCACATGATCATGAAAAACGATGGTCACTACAGATAAACCAAAGCGGGAAATAGAACGTACCTGCTCGATTTCCGGAATGGTAGACATCGTTTGTTCCACGGGAAAGGTAATTAACCGTTCTACTTCTTCTGAAGCAAGAGAAGGGCTTAAAGTGATCACCTGTACCTGGTTATTGGTAATATCCGGCACAGCATCAATAGGTAATTGTTTCAGTGAATATACCCCCCACGCAATCAGCGCCAGGGTAAACAGACCAATCACCAATTTATTGTGAATGGAAAATTTTATGAGCTTACTTAGCATATCTTATTTATAATGAGATATCAAAGAATAATTCCCAAACGGAATCAGCTAATCCTTGATAAAAGCATTGATGGAATTATTAAATAATAATAATGACCTATAGCATGCGCAAGGCACGTATAGAAAAATAAAGATGGTTAAGAAATCAATTGTGGTGGCTGCCAGATCGGAAGATTGACAGTAATGAACTTTCCTGTTAAATGTACCGCAAGTACAGGTAAATGTTCAGCAAAAGGAGTAGAAATTACTAAAGCATCTTTGATTACCGAAGCAGTAGCACAACAAGCACAATTACAAAAAGGGCTGCAATTATCGTTGTTTCTTTCTGAATGATGCGCCTGCTCAATTTTGGAGCTACCATTCAAACTGGCTATAGCATCTCCGCATGGCACTAAATTAAGAGCCAGCACTAATACGATCCCTATGAATGATAATAATCTCATATACTAAGACGAAGGTAATAAAGAAATCAGCTAATCACCTAATTTAATCAAACTATGCAATCCAATTGCAGTTTCAATTAAAGCGTTAGAAAAAAATCTCCTATTAAAAATAGCTGTTTTTCGCAATGAAAAACAGCTATTTTTAATAGGAGGAACAGCTATATTTAATTAAAGCCTGCTGAATAGTAAAATTACTGGTCTGCTCTTTAATTACTGATTTACTATTTAATTAGTAAATATTTCGCGAAATACGCTCTTAAACGTTTTTGAAAATAGGTTTTGTAAGGTTCTTCATAAGTATGGCTCTGACCCGGCAGGATCAGCAAATCAAAATCTTTATCAGCCTTGATCAGTGCATCTGCCATTCTATAGGTATTGGCTACGTTTACGTTCTGATCAGATTCGCCTGAAACCAATAGTAAATGTCCTTTCAGATCTTTAGCCAGACTCTGATTTAAAGCAACGGGCCGATCAAATCCCTGGTAACTTTCACCCCAGGTACGGTTATAAATGGTATTGTCATGATTGCCCGATGAAGAAACGGCTACTTTGTAAAAATCGGGATAAGTACATATTGCGGCCGCAGACATCATCCCACCGCCGGAATGACCGAAAATACCAATCTTGTTCATGTCTATAAAATGATAACGTGCACCTAATTGTTCCAGGCCGTATTTATCATCTTCTAAAGCGTAGTCCCTTAAATTACCGTAACCAAATTTATAATAACTGGCCTTCCGGTAAGGTGAACTTCCACGATGCCCCATTACGACCACTATAAATCCTGTTTGTGCCAATGAGGTATTGTTATAACGGTCAAGTACGGTGAATTCGTTCCACACCGTTTCTGTAAAGGGACCAGGATAGACCTGTGAGATGATAGGGTATTTTTTATCCGGATCAAAATGATAAGGTTTCCACATTAGTCCATAAAGATCTGTGACGCCATCTTTTGCTTTAACGGTGAACATCTCCGGCTGCTTCCATCCGTAGGTATACAATTGACCAAAATCTGGTTTTAGCACTTCCTGCACAAATCCACCTTCATTATTTCTAACTACTGATCTTGGCTCCAGGTTTATTGCAGAATAGTTGTCCACCAGATACGCCTTGGTTGGCGATATAAAAACAGCGTGGGTAGCATTTTCAGGAGTCAGTAGTTTATCCTTCCTTCCATCAAAACCGACTTTGTAAACGAAAGCATAATTAGGGTTACAGTTTTTCTCTTTCCCGTAGCCATAATAGTAAAGGCATTGTTTCGCATCATCCGCAGCAGCAATTTTACCTGCAGTCCATTCTCCGGCAGTGACCGCATTGAGCAGTTTTCCATTTAAATCATAGCGGTAATACTGTCCCCAACCCGTACGGTCACTCCACCATAAAATATTTTTCCGACCGTTGACCACTGATACATTAAACAAATCTTCATTGATAAATGGCTTACTGACCTCGTTGATCAGCACATGCAGTTTACCGGTATTTAAATCAACAGCACACAGTTCCATTTCATCGCGGCTTCTTTTTTTGCGAACCAGCAGGATTTCCCCATTGCTAAGGATACCGTTCCTTACCAGACTCACTTCCTGGTCAGGCCAGCGTGCAATGTCTACTTTTTTTAAGGTCTTTGCAGCAGTATTTCCAATAAACAATTCAAATTGTGCTACATATTGATCTCCGGGTAACTCATAGGGATAAGTGGCTACATAAGGCCTTGGCGCAGACAATGAATTGATAACTGTCATATGCCCGACCTGTCTGGTATCTTTCCGCAAAATATAAAAGTTCCTGGAGTCATCTGCCCATACGGCATCTGTTTCTGTGTTATTACCGGCAAACTCATCTTCATCATTAATAGAAAACGAAAAATGTGCAGCGCCATCAGCAGAAAGTGCACGCGCTGCAGTATCTGCTATTCCTGATGTTTTCTTCAGATTAGCAGTATCTGCTGTTTTCTTAAGATCTGCTGTTCCTGATGTTTTCTTAAGATATAGATTATGATGCCGGGCATAAATCAGCCACTTTTTATCAGGTGAGCTATTCCCTATCAGATAAACAGGGGCTGATTTTTGTTGCGCTACATGCTGAACCAATGTCTCCTGCTGATAAGCATAATCATACCTGATCCCATCATAATTGATACTGACGGTCTTTTCATCTTCAGAAAAATCACCAGTATAATCAATTCGCTGTTTTTCAACAGGCTTACCAGTTAGCTTTGCGAGCCGGGCCAGAATTACACTTTTATTGAATAGCAGCTTTTTCTCTTTCCTGTCCATATCTACCAGAAAATATTGCCTTTCAACTGAAGTATTTTCCACTTGCACCTGCACCTGCACCGATGACATTTTCTTGCCTGATGATGATTTTGCAAGCAGATCTTCTGCTGTCATCCAGAACCGATTGCTCTTTTTTAAGAAAAAAGGGATCACCTGCGTAGTTCCCATCAGCTTTTGCAGGTTCGGTGCATCAAACTTTTCCGCAGCAGCGAAGTCAGGTACCTGAGCGCACAGCTCTGCAGGGATAGCCAGCAGCGTATAACAGATTAGCCATACCAGTGTATGCTTGCTTTTAAAGAGAAGAAAAGCCCTTTTGCTAAGTACATCAATTTGATCCATCCTAGTTTAATTTGATTTGCCGGAAGGTTGATTTGCCCTGATTTGATTCTCTTTCAGCATTTCACAGCTTGAAACCAGAAAAGGATTTTTAGTCCGCCTGATCACTTCATCAGCAATCTCTTTGGCACGGGGATATTTATAGTCTGGAATCACCGAACACATCGTGATATATGGCCACATAATCCTCAGGTTATCTTCAGAAAAAGTACTGGCGTTTTTTTCAAATAGGGTGGTAACCTTGCTATAATCTTTCTGGCCCGCTGCCTCTGCCATGTCAATCAATACCAGCAACTGCATTTTGTCAGGCATTTCAGTAGCTTTAATCTGCTCCTTGTACTGTTCAAATGCTGCTTTATTGTATGGTTTATCTTTGAAATAATAGCCCTCCAGACATTCGCCAGCTAATTTTCTGAAAATAAAAGACATTTTATGATCTACCGTATCTTTTTGGTTCTGTACAGCAAAATCTTTCCAGTTGTTAACGAGATAGTTGAAATTTGGACTATCCACATCAGACAGGTACATGGCATAACTGTTTTCACCAAATAGCACCCAATTTTCTGGCAGGGCACGCTGTGCAGGGTTAAGAACGGCCATCAGCTCATCGTTGATATTTTTTGCTATACCTCTTTCTGCAACACGGATTTTTAAAAGGACCAGTGCTCTCAGCAGATCGGGCTGGCGCTCACCGGCATCATACCTGGCCGTCAGTTTCGAGTCCTCATTATCGGTACGCATGCCTTTTCTGATATGGGCCATAAATTCTGCTGCAGGCA from Pedobacter sp. WC2423 carries:
- a CDS encoding DUF6660 family protein: MFSYYQIQYFYKVKFLTLLLSLIVLTLTIVPCCAVEKEDCTEQISVKTAQQTEKNEDCCKDCSPFYVCGTCVGFTISNSLAPTFVIYLRAVKHDSIYLTVELPQIHAVIWQPPQLS
- a CDS encoding efflux RND transporter periplasmic adaptor subunit; its protein translation is MKTRIEFKQAIYILSFAMVVLASCGNKKVAEDHTAAATEAPVKEDANTVELSAAQYRTSGVTLGRVEKKSISGVLKVNGTIDVPPENLISITTQMGGIVKSTPLLQGSTVSKGQVIAVLQNQEYVQLQQDYLENKSQLELADSEYKRQQELARQNINAQKVLQQAKSQYQTMLSRESALRKRLMLININSATLTPANIRSTINIYAPINGYVTKVNVNSGKFVSPNDVMFEIVNSANLHVELKVFQKDVDLIKKGQKVRFSLQNEAEERVATVTLVGREINEDKTVTVHCVANTQSRNLIPGAYLNALIETGTEEVNALPESAIADFAGKKYIFIETGQRKGKNAELNYHFQLLEVTVGSAAAGYVEVELPESFDLTGAKVVTKGAYDLISKMKNSEEE
- a CDS encoding CusA/CzcA family heavy metal efflux RND transporter, which gives rise to MLSKLIKFSIHNKLVIGLFTLALIAWGVYSLKQLPIDAVPDITNNQVQVITLSPSLASEEVERLITFPVEQTMSTIPEIEQVRSISRFGLSVVTIVFHDHVDIYWARQQVNEKLSEAKNNIPQGIGNPEISPISTGLGEIYQYVIHAKPGFEKTYDARELRSIQDWIVRRQLLGTPGIAEVNSFGGLLKQYEIALDPNKLNSYNLSISDVFKALERNNQNTGGAYIDKKPNAYFIRSEGLVGNIEDINKIVVRNTSSGLPVLVRDIANVQLGNAIRYGALTRTMAKSHGEAVGGIVMMLKGSNANDVVKKVKEKIARINKTLPNGIVVEAFLDRSALVDRAIGTVAKNLIEGALIVIFVLVLFLGNFRAGVVVASVIPLAMLFAISLMNVFGVSGNLMSLGAIDFGLIVDGAVIIVEATMHLLGASQLTRKMTQDEMDQQVEQSATRMMSAAAFGQLIILIVYLPILALVGIEGKMFGPMAQTVSFAILGAFLLSLTYVPMMSSLLLSKKPVVKKNFSDRMMDFFQKYYTPLITGALRKRITVVVLSVVLLVISIFLFTRMGGEFIPTLEEGDFAVETRLLTGSSLSQTIDKVNQASKILLNEFPEVIEVIGKVGSAEIPTDPMPMEATDLTIILKDKKDWVTTKSREELADKMAAALDKVTGVTFGFSQPIQLRSNELISGVRQDIGIKIFGDDLETLTAISQKIGKIVTTVKGAKDLYLEQATGLPQIVVKINRDQLARYGIDIETVNQTINSAFAGQSAGLVYEGERRYDMVVRLSEQNRQGIDDVKNIYISAPNGTKVPLIQLASVEFRIGPNQIQREDTKRRIIVGLNVRGQDIATVVGEIEQKVNEKIKLPPGYYITYGGQFENLKAAKQRLTIAVPVALSLILLLLYFSFGSVKQSVLIFSAIPMAAIGGIFALLLRGMPFSISAGVGFIALFGVAVLNGIVLITEFNRLKASGISNLREIVLKGTALRLRPVLMTATVASLGFLPMALSTAAGAEVQKPLATVVIGGLLTSTILTLLVLPVLYTYFENFKKGKKEITTVTVALLIGLFCMPSKMMAQSPVNSRVITVQQAVEIALANNQSVKSSQLQISKQQAIQGTAFDLGKTNLNLQYGQFNSIKRDNNISVQQNIPFPGLIKNQRNLYDAQVRSSELNLSVTQNALIRQVKSIYAQLSYFKALQKLYKSQDSIFSNFLKASSLRYQTGETNMLERTTAETQLNEVRNQSEKNRADISIYSVELQRLLNTKEMIDVSSDYLKKENWNLIAPDSLANTSLLALQQQQVEIADQSLRVERAKAGPDFTVGYFNQSIIGSQTINGQDRIFSAGKRFQGIQAGISIPIFYKPFAGRIKAAKIEKQIAQTEFSLFQTNLQTQYKQAEQDLLKNSHSVDYYEKNALPNVNLILKQSQIAFQSGDIGYLEFSQALRTYSDIRFSYLQAINQYNQSVYTLQYLIDLK
- a CDS encoding DUF6660 family protein; the protein is MRLLSFIGIVLVLALNLVPCGDAIASLNGSSKIEQAHHSERNNDNCSPFCNCACCATASVIKDALVISTPFAEHLPVLAVHLTGKFITVNLPIWQPPQLIS
- a CDS encoding DPP IV N-terminal domain-containing protein; translated protein: MDQIDVLSKRAFLLFKSKHTLVWLICYTLLAIPAELCAQVPDFAAAEKFDAPNLQKLMGTTQVIPFFLKKSNRFWMTAEDLLAKSSSGKKMSSVQVQVQVENTSVERQYFLVDMDRKEKKLLFNKSVILARLAKLTGKPVEKQRIDYTGDFSEDEKTVSINYDGIRYDYAYQQETLVQHVAQQKSAPVYLIGNSSPDKKWLIYARHHNLYLKKTSGTADLKKTADTANLKKTSGIADTAARALSADGAAHFSFSINDEDEFAGNNTETDAVWADDSRNFYILRKDTRQVGHMTVINSLSAPRPYVATYPYELPGDQYVAQFELFIGNTAAKTLKKVDIARWPDQEVSLVRNGILSNGEILLVRKKRSRDEMELCAVDLNTGKLHVLINEVSKPFINEDLFNVSVVNGRKNILWWSDRTGWGQYYRYDLNGKLLNAVTAGEWTAGKIAAADDAKQCLYYYGYGKEKNCNPNYAFVYKVGFDGRKDKLLTPENATHAVFISPTKAYLVDNYSAINLEPRSVVRNNEGGFVQEVLKPDFGQLYTYGWKQPEMFTVKAKDGVTDLYGLMWKPYHFDPDKKYPIISQVYPGPFTETVWNEFTVLDRYNNTSLAQTGFIVVVMGHRGSSPYRKASYYKFGYGNLRDYALEDDKYGLEQLGARYHFIDMNKIGIFGHSGGGMMSAAAICTYPDFYKVAVSSSGNHDNTIYNRTWGESYQGFDRPVALNQSLAKDLKGHLLLVSGESDQNVNVANTYRMADALIKADKDFDLLILPGQSHTYEEPYKTYFQKRLRAYFAKYLLIK
- a CDS encoding thioredoxin family protein; the encoded protein is MMKQIMIVLLITFGTTAFAQHQKINFEQITIQEALKKAKEQHKLVFVDCFTEWCIPCKQMEAGVFKTDSVAAFFNSNFINVKMDMEKGEGPATMKTYAIGAFPSYLLFDTDGKLRYKFVGGMPAAEFMAHIRKGMRTDNEDSKLTARYDAGERQPDLLRALVLLKIRVAERGIAKNINDELMAVLNPAQRALPENWVLFGENSYAMYLSDVDSPNFNYLVNNWKDFAVQNQKDTVDHKMSFIFRKLAGECLEGYYFKDKPYNKAAFEQYKEQIKATEMPDKMQLLVLIDMAEAAGQKDYSKVTTLFEKNASTFSEDNLRIMWPYITMCSVIPDYKYPRAKEIADEVIRRTKNPFLVSSCEMLKENQIRANQPSGKSN